From one Triticum urartu cultivar G1812 chromosome 3, Tu2.1, whole genome shotgun sequence genomic stretch:
- the LOC125542630 gene encoding adenylyl-sulfate kinase 3-like isoform X2 produces MLAKAVPRPCSGAGRHGAPAARLRSVGVAGGPRRGGAGGRLVAADAGERMPVVAVAAGKQPVNGAAMAGIDKLVTSTVGKSTNILWHDCPIGQFERQKLLNQKGCVVWITGLSGSGKSTLACALSRELHSRGHLTYILDGDNLRHGLNRDLCFEAKDRAENIRRVGEVAKLFADAGLICIASLISPYRSERSACRKLLHNSTFIEVFLNVPLEVCEARDPKGLYKLARAGKIKDSDTVQSW; encoded by the exons ATGCTAGCGAAGGCTGTTCCTCGCCCCTGCTCCGGCGCTGGCCGCCATGGCGCGCCAGCGGCGAGGCTGCGGTCTGTCGGCGTCGCCGGAGGTCCGAGGAGAGGAGGAGCCGGTGGCAGGCTCGTGGCGGCGGACGCAGGGGAGAGGATGCCGGTGGTGGCTGTGGCTGCCGGGAAGCAGCCCGTCAATGGAGCAGCCATGGCAG GTATCGACAAGCTTGTGACCTCAACTGTTGGGAAATCGACAAACATTCTTTGGCATGACTGTCCAATAGGTCAGTTTGAGAGGCAGAAACTGCTAAATCAGAAGGGTTGTGTTGTGTGGATAACAGGGTTAAGTGGTTCAG GGAAAAGCACACTAGCATGCGCGCTAAGTCGCGAGCTGCACTCCAGAGGTCATCTGACCTACATTCTAGACGGTGACAATCTAAGGCATGGGTTAAACCGAGACCTCTGTTTCGAAGCAAAGGACCGTGCTGAAAATATACGCAGAGTAG GAGAAGTAGCAAAGCTGTTTGCAGATGCTGGTCTGATCTGCATTGCTAGCTTGATATCGCCCTACAGAAGTGAACGCAGCGCTTGCCGTAAATTACTGCACAATTCTACATTCATTGAG GTGTTTTTGAATGTCCCACTTGAAGTTTGTGAAGCCAGGGATCCaaaaggcttgtacaagcttGCCCGTGCAGGAAAAATCAAAG ATAGTGATACAGTGCAAAGCTGGTGA
- the LOC125542630 gene encoding adenylyl-sulfate kinase 3-like isoform X1 produces the protein MLAKAVPRPCSGAGRHGAPAARLRSVGVAGGPRRGGAGGRLVAADAGERMPVVAVAAGKQPVNGAAMAGIDKLVTSTVGKSTNILWHDCPIGQFERQKLLNQKGCVVWITGLSGSGKSTLACALSRELHSRGHLTYILDGDNLRHGLNRDLCFEAKDRAENIRRVGEVAKLFADAGLICIASLISPYRSERSACRKLLHNSTFIEVFLNVPLEVCEARDPKGLYKLARAGKIKGFTGIDDPYEPPSDCEIVIQCKAGDCATPKSMADQVVSYLEANEFLQD, from the exons ATGCTAGCGAAGGCTGTTCCTCGCCCCTGCTCCGGCGCTGGCCGCCATGGCGCGCCAGCGGCGAGGCTGCGGTCTGTCGGCGTCGCCGGAGGTCCGAGGAGAGGAGGAGCCGGTGGCAGGCTCGTGGCGGCGGACGCAGGGGAGAGGATGCCGGTGGTGGCTGTGGCTGCCGGGAAGCAGCCCGTCAATGGAGCAGCCATGGCAG GTATCGACAAGCTTGTGACCTCAACTGTTGGGAAATCGACAAACATTCTTTGGCATGACTGTCCAATAGGTCAGTTTGAGAGGCAGAAACTGCTAAATCAGAAGGGTTGTGTTGTGTGGATAACAGGGTTAAGTGGTTCAG GGAAAAGCACACTAGCATGCGCGCTAAGTCGCGAGCTGCACTCCAGAGGTCATCTGACCTACATTCTAGACGGTGACAATCTAAGGCATGGGTTAAACCGAGACCTCTGTTTCGAAGCAAAGGACCGTGCTGAAAATATACGCAGAGTAG GAGAAGTAGCAAAGCTGTTTGCAGATGCTGGTCTGATCTGCATTGCTAGCTTGATATCGCCCTACAGAAGTGAACGCAGCGCTTGCCGTAAATTACTGCACAATTCTACATTCATTGAG GTGTTTTTGAATGTCCCACTTGAAGTTTGTGAAGCCAGGGATCCaaaaggcttgtacaagcttGCCCGTGCAGGAAAAATCAAAG GGTTTACTGGAATTGATGATCCTTATGAACCACCTTCTGACTGCGAG ATAGTGATACAGTGCAAAGCTGGTGACTGCGCCACGCCTAAATCGATGGCTGATCAAGTTGTGTCATATCTCGAAGCAAATGAGTTCTTACAGGATTAG
- the LOC125542629 gene encoding UPF0481 protein At3g47200-like, with product MQMSEEISSAANPGEQNGNGNIRESSQSRRFHSSRRTTRRVGTGPRIDQTCPAGSTTIHIAKIRRALRMVEEERFTPFRVRIGPYHEASMVQPSENNPHDKKGKEVMENEQNKSVLVDRLVSVLLEQPGELENLMARAMECYAEKKGKQPCDNELRITEQEKSVFVDSFLSLTFEDRKEEAPQLTLQEHKAQVIEDLKNLKTMKCYAGNPRAEETEEAFADMMMRDGIYVLCLLVDMLETSPGEGDVRPDEIDLLRDVVFLLENQIPWIVLKELQRLAGYSNEPGLLCTLVRDLLAEGRYITKATPESPAKEPAHLLHLVHTYFAPPKSGVAAIDIVKNKGTGPWKRATLYRKCAYVEFKRREFEAGVESILDVSLQGGTLLIPCLQIDGNTWTILRNLMALEEQMSERPVTTYCVFMSQLARQAEDVEFLEHEGIIINFLGSNEVVVKGFSNLCEGVITDKPSYLYDIWHTLDKRSKSPWNKFMGSFMERNMLDNVQFVAFIGAVILLILQIAQVIIGSLSLINKQK from the exons ATGCAAATGTCTGAAG AAATTTCTTCTGCTGCCAATCCCGGCGAACAAAACGGAAATGGCAACATACGAGAGTCCTCACAATCGAGGCGCTTTCACTCCTCTCGTCGCACCACCCGTCGTGTGGGAACAGGGCCCAGGATCGACCAGACATGTCCTG CTGGAAGTACTACTATCCATATTGCGAAGATTCGAAGAGCACTCCGCATGGTCGAAGAAGAACGATTCACACCATTCAGGGTGCGGATCGGCCCTTACCATGAAGCGTCAATGGTGCAACCCTCGGAAAACAATCCCCATGATAAAAAGGGGAAAGAAGTCATGGAAAACGAGCAGAATAAGAGCGTCTTGGTCGACAGGTTAGTGAGTGTGCTTCTTGAGCAACCTGGAGAGCTGGAGAATCTGATGGCAAGGGCGATGGAATGCTACGCAGAAAAAAAGGGGAAACAACCATGTGATAACGAACTACGTATCACAGAGCAGGAGAAGAGCGTCTTCGTCGACAGTTTTTTGAGTTTGACTTTCGAGGATAGGAAGGAGGAAGCCCCGCAATTGACTCTCCAAGAGCACAAGGCTCAGGTAATCGAAGATCTGAAGAACCTGAAGACGATGAAATGCTACGCTGGTAATCCGAGagctgaagaaactgaagaagccttCGCGGATATGATGATGCGCGACGGGATATATGTTCTCTGTTTACTTGTGGACATGTTAGAAACATCCCCTGGAGAAGGAGACGTTCGCCCGGACGAGATTGATTTGTTACGGGACGTGGTGTTCCTCCTTGAGAATCAGATACCTTGGATCGTCCTCAAGGAGTTGCAAAGGCTAGCTGGCTACAGCAACGAGCCAGGCCTCCTCTGCACACTTGTCCGGGATCTGCTGGCCGAAGGGCGCTACATCACAAAGGCAACGCCGGAGTCGCCAGCAAAAGAACCTGCTCACCTGCTGCACCTGGTGCACACCTACTTCGCCCCACCCAAATCTGGTGTAGCAGCAATTGACATCGTCAAGAACAAGGGAACAG GTCCATGGAAACGGGCGACGCTGTACCGCAAGTGCGCCTACGTGGAGTTCAAGCGTCGGGAGTTCGAGGCCGGGGTGGAATCCATCCTTGACGTGAGCCTTCAGGGAGGCACTCTCCTCATCCCTTGCTTGCAGATCGACGGCAACACGTGGACCATCCTACGCAACCTGATGGCCCTGGAGGAGCAGATGTCGGAGAGGCCGGTGACGACATACTGCGTTTTCATGTCGCAGTTGGCACGCCAGGCTGAGGACGTCGAGTTCCTCGAGCATGAAGGTATCATCATTAATTTCCTGGGCAGCAACGAGGTGGTCGTAAAAGGCTTCTCCAACCTCTGTGAGGGAGTGATCACCGACAAGCCAAGCTACCTCTACGACATTTGGCACACGCTAGACAAGCGCTCCAAGAGTCCATGGAACAAATTCATGGGATCATTCATGGAGAGGAACATGCTCGACAATGTGCAGTTCGTGGCATTCATTGGCGCCGTCATTCTGCTTATTCTTCAAATAGCTCAAGTAATTATTGGGTCCCTCTCCTTAATTAATAAGCAGAAATAG